From the genome of Populus alba chromosome 10, ASM523922v2, whole genome shotgun sequence, one region includes:
- the LOC118034568 gene encoding receptor-like cytosolic serine/threonine-protein kinase RBK2 isoform X1 → MEDVQQPSASVCNGSQDAIEENQEKKAVPVRRNRLTRSRFSDSFSSHAFVSDKKSFTVEAEEEEEEEEEKKTKDGTEKSSPRGVLEDFSVSVESETSSKASTSNSYESEATSPRASTSGSEGQPNATTPWRDFFRVFKKGPAASCHPLPPLKKGTPKLSKRKSRSRRFREEIVPTLTSPLDGEFCHFKSSWKNFSLSELHAATDTFSQENLIGEGGYAEVYKGKLEDGQFVAIKRLTRGSPEDMTVDFLSELGIIVHVDHPNIAKVIGYGVEGGMHLVLELSANGSLASLLYGPKEKLDWRIRYKIALGTARGLLYLHEECQRRIIHKDIKASNILLTEDLEPQISDFGLAKWLPEEWSHHTLSKIEGTFGYLPPEFFMHGIVDEKTDVYAYGVLLLELITGRQALDSSQHSLVMWAKPLLLKNSIEELVDPILVDAYDSEQMDRLACTASMCIHQSPSERPQMSQVVRVLQGDESSFEELKQRQRTPSIEDLYDADENDSTEYLSDLNQQMEVVLSNCNEKSEEHGRSTECLDDPNQQEEGVAVLNRSGI, encoded by the exons ATGGAAGATGTCCAACAACCTTCAGCTTCTGTGTG CAATGGTTCCCAGGACGCTattgaagaaaatcaagaaaagaaagctGTTCCTGTTCGGCGCAATCGACTGACGAGATCAAGGTTTTCTGACTCGTTTTCATCTCATG CTTTTGTATCAGATAAGAAATCCTTCACCGTGGaggcggaggaggaggaggaggaggaggaggaaaagaaGACCAAGGATGGAACGGAAAAGTCCTCTCCAAGAGGAGTTCTAGAAGATTTCTCTGTTAGCGTAGAATCCGAAACTTCTTCCAAGGCAAGCACTTCAAATAGCTATGAATCTGAAGCAACTTCTCCCAGGGCCAGCACTTCAGGCTCAGAAGGGCAACCGAATGCCACCACTCCCTGGCGTGACTTCTTTCGCGTATTTAAAAAGGGACCTGCAGCGAGCTGCCATCCTCTCCCTCCTCTGAAGAAAGGTACACCAAAGCTAAGTAAACGGAAAAGCAGAAGCAGAAGATTCAGAGAGGAGATTGTTCCAACTCTAACTTCTCCACTAGATGGTGAATTCTGCCATTTCAAATCTTCTTGGAAGAACTTTTCTCTCTCAGAGCTCCATGCTGCAACTGATACTTTTAGCCAAG aaaatttaattggaGAAGGAGGCTATGCTGAAGTTTACAAAGGGAAATTGGAAGATGGGCAGTTCGTTGCAATTAAACGGCTGACCAGAGGTTCACCAGAAGATATGACAGTCGATTTCTTATCGGAGCTTGGGATTATAGTACATGTTGACCATCCTAATATTGCCAAAGTGATTGGATATGGGGTTGAAGGGGGGATGCATCTTGTCCTTGAATTGTCTGCCAATGGGAGCCTTGCATCTTTACTTTATG GCCCCAAGGAAAAGCTGGACTGGCGAATCAGATATAAAATTGCCCTTGGAACTGCTCGGGGCCTTCTGTATCTTCACGAGGAGTGCCAGAGGAGAATCATCCACAAAGATATCAAGGCTTCCAATATATTGCTAACAGAGGATCTTGAGCCCCAG ATTTCAGATTTTGGGCTTGCAAAATGGTTACCAGAGGAGTGGTCTCATCACACCCTATCAAAaattgaaggcacttttgg TTACCTTCCTCCTGAATTCTTCATGCATGGAATAGTAGATGAGAAGACGGATGTTTATGCTTACGGGGTTCTGCTATTAGAGCTCATTACTGGAAGGCAAGCTTTAGATAGTTCACAGCACAGTCTTGTAATGTGG GCCAAGCCTTTGCTACTGAAGAACAGCATAGAGGAGCTTGTTGATCCAATCCTCGTAGATGCCTATGACTCAGAACAGATGGATCGTCTGGCATGTACAGCTTCTATGTGCATACATCAATCTCCTTCAGAGCGACCTCAAATGAGCCAA GTTGTAAGGGTTTTGCAAGGAGATGAAAGCAGTTTTGAAGAATTAAAGCAACGACAAAGGACACCCTCGATTGAAGACCTCTACGATGCAGATGAAAACGATTCGACAGAGTATCTGAGCGATCTCAATCAACAGATGGAGGTGGTTTTGAGCAACTGTAATGAAAAGTCCGAAGAACACGGGCGATCAACTGAGTGCCTTGATGATCCGAATCAACAGGAGGAGGGAGTGGCTGTTCTGAACCGTTCTGGGATATAA
- the LOC118034500 gene encoding uncharacterized protein yields MGTEVARPHDCLIERIRVSPCRRRNYHYGNGNVSNPNAYSTNSYCNNSNPRLNRKPTAVRFERSGQRKKQPEPSISKKSGTVDDLRIPRNNKAMEKVTILRRGESLDTKIKSSETASLKKEQGNGGDFVVASTDRLGPDPKVVSKQIRIVDLRSPVNGKCDMYAGSAFAVSPEPSSLPLPSFSKKKQVSIDDSATRDLRRLLRLEF; encoded by the coding sequence atgGGGACTGAGGTTGCAAGGCCACACGATTGCCTGATTGAAAGAATCAGAGTTTCTCCCTGTCGTCGGAGAAATTATCACTATGGAAACGGAAACGTTTCTAACCCTAACGCTTATAGCACTAACAGCTACTGCAACAACAGCAACCCTAGGCTTAACAGAAAACCAACAGCGGTTCGGTTTGAGAGATCGGGCCAGAGAAAGAAACAACCAGAGCCGTCGATTTCAAAGAAATCAGGCACTGTCGATGATCTCAGGATCCCCAGGAACAACAAGGCGATGGAGAAAGTTACGATTTTACGGAGAGGAGAGTCGCTAGACACGAAGATCAAGAGCAGCGAGACTGCGTCCTTGAAGAAGGAACAAGGAAATGGTGGTGATTTTGTTGTTGCTAGCACGGACCGATTGGGTCCGGACCCCAAGGTGGTTTCAAAACAGATCAGGATCGTGGATCTGAGGTCTCCGGTGAATGGAAAGTGTGACATGTACGCCGGATCGGCTTTTGCAGTGTCCCCGGAGCCGAGTTCGCTTCCTTTGCCGTCTTTTTCGAAGAAGAAGCAGGTTTCGATTGATGACTCGGCCACCAGAGATCTAAGGCGTTTGCTTCGACTCGAATTTTGA
- the LOC118034568 gene encoding receptor-like cytosolic serine/threonine-protein kinase RBK2 isoform X2: MEDVQQPSASVCNGSQDAIEENQEKKAVPVRRNRLTRSRFSDSFSSHDKKSFTVEAEEEEEEEEEKKTKDGTEKSSPRGVLEDFSVSVESETSSKASTSNSYESEATSPRASTSGSEGQPNATTPWRDFFRVFKKGPAASCHPLPPLKKGTPKLSKRKSRSRRFREEIVPTLTSPLDGEFCHFKSSWKNFSLSELHAATDTFSQENLIGEGGYAEVYKGKLEDGQFVAIKRLTRGSPEDMTVDFLSELGIIVHVDHPNIAKVIGYGVEGGMHLVLELSANGSLASLLYGPKEKLDWRIRYKIALGTARGLLYLHEECQRRIIHKDIKASNILLTEDLEPQISDFGLAKWLPEEWSHHTLSKIEGTFGYLPPEFFMHGIVDEKTDVYAYGVLLLELITGRQALDSSQHSLVMWAKPLLLKNSIEELVDPILVDAYDSEQMDRLACTASMCIHQSPSERPQMSQVVRVLQGDESSFEELKQRQRTPSIEDLYDADENDSTEYLSDLNQQMEVVLSNCNEKSEEHGRSTECLDDPNQQEEGVAVLNRSGI, translated from the exons ATGGAAGATGTCCAACAACCTTCAGCTTCTGTGTG CAATGGTTCCCAGGACGCTattgaagaaaatcaagaaaagaaagctGTTCCTGTTCGGCGCAATCGACTGACGAGATCAAGGTTTTCTGACTCGTTTTCATCTCATG ATAAGAAATCCTTCACCGTGGaggcggaggaggaggaggaggaggaggaggaaaagaaGACCAAGGATGGAACGGAAAAGTCCTCTCCAAGAGGAGTTCTAGAAGATTTCTCTGTTAGCGTAGAATCCGAAACTTCTTCCAAGGCAAGCACTTCAAATAGCTATGAATCTGAAGCAACTTCTCCCAGGGCCAGCACTTCAGGCTCAGAAGGGCAACCGAATGCCACCACTCCCTGGCGTGACTTCTTTCGCGTATTTAAAAAGGGACCTGCAGCGAGCTGCCATCCTCTCCCTCCTCTGAAGAAAGGTACACCAAAGCTAAGTAAACGGAAAAGCAGAAGCAGAAGATTCAGAGAGGAGATTGTTCCAACTCTAACTTCTCCACTAGATGGTGAATTCTGCCATTTCAAATCTTCTTGGAAGAACTTTTCTCTCTCAGAGCTCCATGCTGCAACTGATACTTTTAGCCAAG aaaatttaattggaGAAGGAGGCTATGCTGAAGTTTACAAAGGGAAATTGGAAGATGGGCAGTTCGTTGCAATTAAACGGCTGACCAGAGGTTCACCAGAAGATATGACAGTCGATTTCTTATCGGAGCTTGGGATTATAGTACATGTTGACCATCCTAATATTGCCAAAGTGATTGGATATGGGGTTGAAGGGGGGATGCATCTTGTCCTTGAATTGTCTGCCAATGGGAGCCTTGCATCTTTACTTTATG GCCCCAAGGAAAAGCTGGACTGGCGAATCAGATATAAAATTGCCCTTGGAACTGCTCGGGGCCTTCTGTATCTTCACGAGGAGTGCCAGAGGAGAATCATCCACAAAGATATCAAGGCTTCCAATATATTGCTAACAGAGGATCTTGAGCCCCAG ATTTCAGATTTTGGGCTTGCAAAATGGTTACCAGAGGAGTGGTCTCATCACACCCTATCAAAaattgaaggcacttttgg TTACCTTCCTCCTGAATTCTTCATGCATGGAATAGTAGATGAGAAGACGGATGTTTATGCTTACGGGGTTCTGCTATTAGAGCTCATTACTGGAAGGCAAGCTTTAGATAGTTCACAGCACAGTCTTGTAATGTGG GCCAAGCCTTTGCTACTGAAGAACAGCATAGAGGAGCTTGTTGATCCAATCCTCGTAGATGCCTATGACTCAGAACAGATGGATCGTCTGGCATGTACAGCTTCTATGTGCATACATCAATCTCCTTCAGAGCGACCTCAAATGAGCCAA GTTGTAAGGGTTTTGCAAGGAGATGAAAGCAGTTTTGAAGAATTAAAGCAACGACAAAGGACACCCTCGATTGAAGACCTCTACGATGCAGATGAAAACGATTCGACAGAGTATCTGAGCGATCTCAATCAACAGATGGAGGTGGTTTTGAGCAACTGTAATGAAAAGTCCGAAGAACACGGGCGATCAACTGAGTGCCTTGATGATCCGAATCAACAGGAGGAGGGAGTGGCTGTTCTGAACCGTTCTGGGATATAA
- the LOC118034542 gene encoding LOW QUALITY PROTEIN: uncharacterized protein At4g15545 (The sequence of the model RefSeq protein was modified relative to this genomic sequence to represent the inferred CDS: deleted 1 base in 1 codon), with the protein KTEKEEEEEDASKESGGSAFDLPEDVLQVLPSDPFQQLDVARKITSIALSTRVSALESESSLLRAKLAEKDDFIAHLQAQIESLDSSLSDSSDKLSRATQEKESLLKENASLSNTVKKLQRDVSKLEVFRKTLVQSLREDEESSAGAPQIIAKPTPNEDDAALPPSRYSSIQSKIPEMGNSFTEDRETDAPRPGLSQILLASQINTPRFTPPGSPPSFSASVSPTRTSKPVSPKRQSMSFSITRSMDDRSSAFSSMSSSQHSSMSSDAGSQAARTRVDGKEFFRQVRTRLSYEQFGAFLANVKELNSHKQTKEETLRKAEEIFGSDNKDLYTIFEGLITRNVH; encoded by the exons aaaaccgagaaagaagaagaagaagaagatgct tCGAAGGAATCAGGTGGTTCCGCCTTCGATCTTCCCGAGGATGTCTTGCAAGTCTTACCGTCTGATCCATTCCAACAACTCGATGTGGCCCGCAAGATCACTTCCATTGCCCTCTCTACACGTGTCTCCGCTCTTGAATCCGAGTCCTCCCTCCTTCGCGCCAAGCTCGCCGAGAAAGACGACTTCATTGCCCACCTCCAGGCTCAGATCGAGTCTCTCGATTCTTCTCTCTCCGACTCCTCCGATAAGCTCTCCCGGGCTACCCAAGAGAAG GAGAGTTTGTTGAAAGAGAATGCGTCGTTGTCTAACACTGTTAAGAAGCTTCAGAGAGATGTTTCTAAG TTGGAAGTGTTTAGGAAGACGCTTGTGCAGTCACTTCGAGAGGATGAAGAAAGTTCG GCAGGAGCTCCACAGATCATTGCCAAGCCTACACCAAATG AAGATGATGCCGCTCTGCCACCTTCAAGATATTCTTCAATACAAAGCAAGATTCCAGAAATGGGAAACTCATTTACAGAGGATCGTGAGACAGATG CTCCAAGACCTGGCCTATCACAGATTCTGCTAGCATCCCAAATAAACACACCCCGGTTTACTCCTCCAGGCTCCCCTCCTAGTTTTTCTGCTTCTGTGTCTCCCACAAGGACGTCTAAACCAGTGTCTCCAAAACGACAATCAATGTCATTCTCTATCACGAGAAGCATGGACGATAGATCTTCTGCCTTCTCTTCTATGTCCTCAAGCCAACATAGTTCTATGTCAAGTGACGCAGGATCACAAGCTG CACGAACTCGAGTTGATGGCAAAGAATTCTTCCGCCAAGTCAG GACCCGCTTGTCTTACGAGCAGTTTGGTGCTTTTTTGGCAAACGTCAAGGAATTGAACTCCCACAAGCAAACAAAAGAG GAGACCCTAAGGAAGGCAGAGGAAATTTTTGGTTCAGATAACAAGGATCTTTACACGATATTTGAGGGATTGATCACCCGCAATGTTCACTGA